A genomic region of Arvicola amphibius chromosome X, mArvAmp1.2, whole genome shotgun sequence contains the following coding sequences:
- the Magix gene encoding PDZ domain-containing protein MAGIX isoform X1 — protein sequence MDSRAGNTADPRGSRGGGGLPGSGGPRARQLLERLDARPLAARAAADLSALVRKAGTTLRLRHKEAVSSLDSADIEVTDSRLPHATLVGRRSQHRRSETLVTCMEQPPVTQNKASYALKLPQATGRFSVELIRGPAGFGFTLKGGRGVSGDAPLAVHELLKDGPAQRCGRLQAGDLVLYINGESTQGLTHAQVVERIRTGGPRLCLVLRRPQEMDVSRIEEVAGHQKRDCSPDPRGSRMTKSRSTISPVHHPSKTRPSLEPSPEAVAVGHVVPSVEHPTEDLDDRIPGTPGPWLVPSEDRLSQALGVRGGGAQLAQEMAAGRRRH from the exons ATGGACTCCCGCGCTGGGAACACCGCAGACCCTAGAGGGAGCAGAGGAG GAGGTGGCCTACCTGGGTCCGGGGGCCCCCGCGCTCGGCAGCTCCTGGAGCGTCTGGACGCGCGCCCCCTGGCGGCCAGAGCTGCAGCGGACTTGTCAGCATTGGTACGAAAGGCGGGTACCACATTGCGCCTGCGCCACAAGGAGG CTGTTAGCAGCCTGGATTCTGCAGATATAGAAGTCACAGACAGCCGTTTGCCTCATGCCACTCTTGTGGGACGTCGATCCCAG CATCGAAGGTCTGAGACTCTGGTGACATGTATGGAGCAACCTCCAGTAACCCAGAATAAAGCAAGCTATGCTTTGAAACTACCACAAGCCACCGGTCGATTTTCCGTGGAGCTGATCCGAGGTCCTGCAGGCTTTGGTTTCACTTTAAAAGGGGGACGAGGTGTATCTGGGGATGCTCCACTGGCCGTGCATGAACTGCTGAAGGATGGGCCAGCACAGCGATGTGGTCGTTTGCAG GCTGGTGACCTCGTGCTCTATATTAATGGAGAGTCAACACAGGGCCTAACTCATGCCCAGGTGGTGGAGCGGATACGCACTGGAGGCCCCCGACTTTGCCTGGTGCTCCGCCGGCCTCAAGAGATGGATGTCAGTAGGATTGAGGAGGTTGCAGGCCATCAAAAGAGAG ATTGCAGCCCAGATCCTAGGGGAAGCAGGATGACGAAGTCCCGCAGCACCATTTCCCCAGTTCACCACCCATCCAAGACCCGGCCCAGTCTGGAACCTAGTCCAGAGGCAGTGGCTGTTGGCCACGTGGTTCCCTCAGTGGAGCACCCCACAGAAGACTTGGACGACCGTATCCCTGGTACCCCTGGGCCCTGGCTAGTGCCGAGTGAGGACCGTCTCTCACAGGCTCTAGGGGTTCGGGGCGGGGGCGCGCAGCTCGCTCAAGAGATGGCAGCTGGAAGGCGGAGGCACTGA
- the Plp2 gene encoding proteolipid protein 2 yields MADSERLSAPGCWLACTSFSRTKKGLFLFAEIVLCLVILICFSASTSAYSSLSVVEMIFAAVLFVFYMCDLHSKISFINWPWTDFFRSLVAAILYLITSIVVLVDGKGGSRIAAGVLGIFATLLFGCDAYFTFPLKQQRHTAAPTDPTDGP; encoded by the exons ATGGCGGACTCTGAGCGCCTTTCAGCCCCTGGCTGCTGGTTAGCCTGCACCAGCTTCTCGCGTACCAAAAAGGGACTTTTCCTGTTTGCTGAGATT GTACTGTGCCTGGTGATTTTGATTTGCTTCAGCGCTTCTACATCCGCGTACTCCTCCCTGTCGGTGGTGGAGATGATCTTTGCTGCTGTCTTATTTGTCTTCTACATGTGTGACCTGCACTCCAAGATATCATTCATCAACTGGCCATGGACT GACTTTTTCCGATCCCTTGTCGCAGCTATCCTTTACCTGATCACCTCCATTGTTGTCCTTGTAGATGGAAAGGGAGGCTCGAGAATCGCCGCTGGG GTGCTGGGCATATTTGCTACATTGCTCTTTGGCTGTGATGCCTACTTCACCTTCCCTCTCAAGCAGCAAAGACATACAGCAGCCCCTActg ACCCCACAGATGGCCCGTGA
- the Magix gene encoding PDZ domain-containing protein MAGIX isoform X2: protein MGTVSGGGLPGSGGPRARQLLERLDARPLAARAAADLSALVRKAGTTLRLRHKEAVSSLDSADIEVTDSRLPHATLVGRRSQHRRSETLVTCMEQPPVTQNKASYALKLPQATGRFSVELIRGPAGFGFTLKGGRGVSGDAPLAVHELLKDGPAQRCGRLQAGDLVLYINGESTQGLTHAQVVERIRTGGPRLCLVLRRPQEMDVSRIEEVAGHQKRDCSPDPRGSRMTKSRSTISPVHHPSKTRPSLEPSPEAVAVGHVVPSVEHPTEDLDDRIPGTPGPWLVPSEDRLSQALGVRGGGAQLAQEMAAGRRRH from the exons ATGGGAACTGTGTCAG GAGGTGGCCTACCTGGGTCCGGGGGCCCCCGCGCTCGGCAGCTCCTGGAGCGTCTGGACGCGCGCCCCCTGGCGGCCAGAGCTGCAGCGGACTTGTCAGCATTGGTACGAAAGGCGGGTACCACATTGCGCCTGCGCCACAAGGAGG CTGTTAGCAGCCTGGATTCTGCAGATATAGAAGTCACAGACAGCCGTTTGCCTCATGCCACTCTTGTGGGACGTCGATCCCAG CATCGAAGGTCTGAGACTCTGGTGACATGTATGGAGCAACCTCCAGTAACCCAGAATAAAGCAAGCTATGCTTTGAAACTACCACAAGCCACCGGTCGATTTTCCGTGGAGCTGATCCGAGGTCCTGCAGGCTTTGGTTTCACTTTAAAAGGGGGACGAGGTGTATCTGGGGATGCTCCACTGGCCGTGCATGAACTGCTGAAGGATGGGCCAGCACAGCGATGTGGTCGTTTGCAG GCTGGTGACCTCGTGCTCTATATTAATGGAGAGTCAACACAGGGCCTAACTCATGCCCAGGTGGTGGAGCGGATACGCACTGGAGGCCCCCGACTTTGCCTGGTGCTCCGCCGGCCTCAAGAGATGGATGTCAGTAGGATTGAGGAGGTTGCAGGCCATCAAAAGAGAG ATTGCAGCCCAGATCCTAGGGGAAGCAGGATGACGAAGTCCCGCAGCACCATTTCCCCAGTTCACCACCCATCCAAGACCCGGCCCAGTCTGGAACCTAGTCCAGAGGCAGTGGCTGTTGGCCACGTGGTTCCCTCAGTGGAGCACCCCACAGAAGACTTGGACGACCGTATCCCTGGTACCCCTGGGCCCTGGCTAGTGCCGAGTGAGGACCGTCTCTCACAGGCTCTAGGGGTTCGGGGCGGGGGCGCGCAGCTCGCTCAAGAGATGGCAGCTGGAAGGCGGAGGCACTGA
- the Prickle3 gene encoding prickle planar cell polarity protein 3, with protein sequence MFARGSRRRRSGRAPPEAEDPAHGQPCNSCREQCPGFLLHGWRKICQHCKCPREEHAVHTVPVDLERIMCRLISDFQRHSISDDDSGCASEEYAWVPPGLKPEQVYQFFSCLPEDKVPYVNSPGEKYRIKQLLHQLPPHDSEAQYCTALEEEEKKELRAFSQQRKRENLGRGTVRIFPVTINGAICEECGKQIGGGDIAVFASRAGLGACWHPQCFVCTTCQELLVDLIYFYHAGKVYCGRHHAECLRPRCQACDEIIFSPECTEAEGRHWHMGHFCCFECEASLGGQRYVMRQSRPHCCACYEARHAEYCDGCGEHIGLDQGQMAYEGQHWHASDRCFCCSWCGRPLLGRPFLPRRGLIFCSRACSLRAETTAPGPGRRSWSASTVTARLTASAASFPAAEGTAETTSKGTCTKAEPAASPNEPSRFLRGAPHRHSMPELGLRSAPEPPNETPGHPALHPDDNAFGRQSTPRVSFRDPLVSEGGPRRTLSAPPAQRRRPRSPPPRAPSCRHRRRRRRRRGSHHHHHHPGRHGHHRCNVGSGSDSGSCSSSPSSPSSESSEDDGFFLGERIPLPPHLCRSRTTQDTATETFNSPAPPLVQVSHPVTPRQTRDKNCIVA encoded by the exons ATGTTCGCGCGTGGGTCCCGGAGGCGCCGCTCCGGGCGTGCG CCTCCCGAGGCAGAGGACCCTGCTCATGGCCAGCCCTGCAATTCCTGCAGGGAACAGTGCCCAGGCTTCCTGCTGCACGGCTGGAG GAAGATCTGCCAACACTGCAAATGCCCACGGGAGGAGCATGCAGTGCATACTGTGCCTGTGGACCTAGAGCGCATCATGTGTCGGCTCATCTCGGACTTCCAGCGCCACTCCATTTCTGATGACGACTCAGGCTGTGCCTCAGAGGAGTATGCCTGGGTACCCCCTGGCCTTAAGCCGGAGCAG GTTTACCAGTTTTTCAGCTGCCTCCCAGAGGATAAGGTCCCCTATGTCAACAGTCCTGGGGAGAAATACAGAATAAAGCAGCTGCTGCACCAGCTGCCCCCACATGATAGCGAG GCACAGTATTGTACGGccctggaagaggaggagaagaaagagttgCGAGCCTTCAGCCAGCAGCGAAAGCGGGAGAATCTGGGACGGGGCACCGTTCGAATCTTCCCAGTGACCATTAATGGGGCTATCTGCGAGGAG TGTGGAAAGCAGATCGGAGGTGGCGACATTGCAGTATTTGCCAGTCGAGCAGGCCTTGGTGCCTGTTGGCACCCTCAGTGCTTCGTGTGCACCACCTGCCAGGAGCTGCTGGTTGACCTCATCTACTTCTATCATGCTGGCAAGGTCTACTGTGGGCGCCACCATGCCGAATGCCTGCGCCCTCGCTGCCAAGCGTGTGATGAG ATCATCTTCTCCCCTGAATGTACGGAGGCCGAGGGCCGGCACTGGCACATGGGTCACTTCTGCTGCTTCGAGTGCGAAGCTTCTTTAGGAGGGCAGCGCTATGTCATGCGTCAGAGCCGCCCCCACTGCTGCGCCTGCTATGAGGCCCGACACGCGGAGTACTGTGATGGCTGCGGGGAACACATTG GCCTGGACCAGGGTCAGATGGCTTATGAGGGCCAACACTGGCACGCTTCAGATCGTTGCTTCTGCTGTAGCTGGTGCGGTCGACCCCTGCTGGGACGCCCTTTCCTGCCACGCCGTGGCCTAATCTTCTGTTCACGAGCCTGCAGCCTCAGGGCTGAGACCACCGCTCCTGGGCCCGGCCGCCGCAGCTGGAGCGCCAGCACAGTCACAGCACGGCTCACAGCTTCTGCGGCTTCTTTCCCGGCTGCGGAGGGGACAGCGGAGACGACAAGCAAAGGCACCTGTACCAAGGCCGAGCCTG CTGCAAGCCCCAATGAACCCTCTCGCTTTCTGAGAGGGGCCCCGCACCGCCACTCTATGCCTGAGCTGGGACTCCGCAGTGCTCCTGAGCCACCTAATGAAACCCCTGGACATCCTGCCCTGCACCCAGATGATAATGCCTTTGGCCGCCAAAGTACCCCGCGTGTCAGTTTTCGCGACCCTTTGGTGTCTGAGGGAGGGCCCCGAAGGACCCTGAGTGCACCTCCAGCCCAACGCCGAAGGCCGCGAAGTCCCCCACCCAGGGCCCCCAGCTGCCGCCACCGCCGACGTAGGCGCCGACGCCGCGGaagccaccatcaccaccatcatcctgGCAGACATGGCCACCATCGATGTAACGTGGGATCCGGTTCGGATTCAGGATCCTGTTCAAGCTCACCCTCTAGCCCCAGTTCAGAGTCCTCTGAAGATGATGGCTTCTTTCTAGGGGAACGTATCCCGCTGCCCCCTCACCTGTGCAGGTCCAGGACCACTCAGGACACTGCAACTGAAACCTTTAACTCCCCAGCCCCGCCACTCGTCCAGGTGTCTCACCCAGTGACGCCTCGCCAGACCCGAGACAAAAACTGCATCGTGGCTTGA
- the LOC119805013 gene encoding LOW QUALITY PROTEIN: prostaglandin E synthase 3-like (The sequence of the model RefSeq protein was modified relative to this genomic sequence to represent the inferred CDS: substituted 1 base at 1 genomic stop codon) produces MQPASAKWYDRRDYVFIEFCVEDSKDVNVNFEKSKLTFSCLGGSDNFKHLNEIDLFHCIDPNDSKHKRTDRSILCCLRKGESGQSXPRLTKERAKLNWLSVDFNNWKDWEDDSDEDMSNFDRFSEMMDHMGGDEDVDLPEVDGADDDSQDSDDEKMPDLE; encoded by the coding sequence ATGCAGCCTGCTTCTGCAAAGTGGTACGATCGAAGGGACTATGTATTCATTGAATTTTGTGTTGAAGACAGTAAAGATGTTAATGTAAATTTTGAAAAATCCAAACTTACTTTCAGTTGTCTTGGAGGAAGTGATaattttaagcatttaaatgaaATTGATCTTTTTCACTGTATTGATCCAAATGACTCCAAGCATAAAAGAACGGACAGATCAATTTTATGTTGTTTGCGGAAAGGAGAATCTGGCCAATCGTAGCCTAGGTTAACAAAGGAGAGGGCAAAGCTTAACTGGCTTAGTGTGGACTTCAATAATTGGAAAGACTGGGAGGATGATTCAGATGAAGACATGTCCAATTTTGACCGTTTTTCTGAGATGATGGATCACATGGGTGGCGATGAGGATGTAGATTTACCAGAAGTAGATGGAGCAGATGATGATTCACAAGACAGTGATGATGAAAAAATGCCAGATCTGGAGTAA